The following coding sequences are from one Verrucosispora sp. WMMD573 window:
- the dapE gene encoding succinyl-diaminopimelate desuccinylase, translated as MENPLTPEVLADPVALTRALVDIESVSLNEKAIADCVEEVLRVVPHLTTYRYGNTVMARTDLGRASRVVLAGHLDTVPLNNNFPSTLRGDLMYGCGTSDMKSGVAYALHLATNLPEPRYDVTYFFYEAEEIESRYNGLHLVAQAHPDWLAADFALLLEPTYGIVEAGCQGTVRAVVVTTGVRAHSARSWHGINAVHGAGEVLRRLSTYQARRVTIDGCEYREGMNATRIHGGVAGNVVPDRCEIEVNYRFAPDRTPAEAEAHLREVFADYELTVTDCAAGALPGLEAAPAREFLAAVGAAPIGKLGWTDVARFAAMGIPALNFGPGDPNLAHHPDEHVEISKIRDGAATLHRWLAA; from the coding sequence ATGGAGAACCCGCTTACCCCCGAGGTCCTCGCCGATCCGGTGGCGTTGACCCGCGCGCTGGTCGACATCGAGTCCGTGTCCCTCAACGAGAAGGCCATCGCCGACTGCGTCGAGGAGGTGCTGCGGGTGGTCCCGCACCTGACCACCTACCGGTACGGCAACACGGTGATGGCCCGTACCGATCTGGGGCGGGCCTCTCGGGTGGTGCTCGCCGGCCACCTGGACACGGTGCCGCTGAACAACAACTTCCCGTCGACCCTGCGCGGCGACCTGATGTACGGCTGCGGCACCTCGGACATGAAGTCCGGGGTCGCCTACGCACTGCATCTCGCGACGAACCTGCCCGAGCCACGCTACGACGTGACGTACTTCTTCTACGAGGCCGAGGAGATCGAGTCGAGGTACAACGGCCTGCACCTGGTCGCGCAGGCGCACCCGGACTGGCTTGCGGCCGACTTCGCGCTGCTGTTGGAACCGACGTACGGCATCGTCGAGGCCGGCTGCCAGGGCACCGTGCGGGCCGTGGTGGTGACCACCGGGGTCCGGGCCCACTCGGCCCGTTCCTGGCACGGCATCAATGCGGTGCATGGCGCGGGTGAGGTGCTCCGCCGCCTGTCGACGTACCAGGCCCGGCGGGTGACCATCGACGGGTGTGAGTATCGGGAGGGTATGAACGCGACCCGCATCCACGGTGGGGTCGCCGGGAACGTGGTGCCGGACCGGTGCGAGATCGAGGTGAACTACCGCTTCGCGCCGGACCGTACGCCGGCCGAGGCCGAGGCGCACCTGCGCGAGGTCTTCGCTGACTACGAGCTGACCGTGACCGACTGCGCGGCCGGTGCGCTGCCCGGACTGGAGGCCGCCCCCGCCCGGGAATTCCTGGCTGCGGTGGGTGCCGCGCCCATCGGCAAGCTGGGTTGGACCGACGTGGCGCGGTTCGCGGCGATGGGGATCCCGGCGCTCAACTTCGGCCCGGGTGATCCGAACCTGGCCCACCACCCGGACGAGCACGTCGAGATCAGCAAGATCCGCGACGGTGCGGCGACGCTGCACCGTTGGCTGGCCGCCTGA
- a CDS encoding TIGR00730 family Rossman fold protein, protein MAAICVFCASSRTLDKRWLDLAADTGAELARRGHTLVSGGGCVGMMGALVNGARAAGGRTVGVIPQALVDLEVADLDSDELLVTDSMASRKILMLEKSDAFLTLPGGLGTLDELFEVWTTATLALHHKPMVLVDTDGFYDPLLEWLRNLTDQRFLKPAGFDLLRSVDTVPGALDLIESHLT, encoded by the coding sequence ATGGCCGCGATCTGCGTGTTCTGCGCCTCCTCCCGGACACTCGACAAGCGTTGGTTGGACCTGGCGGCCGACACCGGTGCGGAGCTTGCTCGGCGCGGGCACACGCTGGTCAGCGGCGGCGGCTGCGTCGGGATGATGGGTGCGCTGGTCAACGGCGCACGCGCTGCGGGGGGTCGTACGGTCGGCGTGATCCCGCAGGCGCTGGTCGACCTGGAGGTCGCCGACCTCGACTCGGACGAACTGCTGGTCACCGACTCGATGGCCAGTCGGAAGATTCTGATGCTCGAGAAGTCGGACGCCTTCCTCACCCTGCCCGGCGGGCTCGGCACGCTCGACGAACTCTTCGAGGTCTGGACCACCGCGACACTCGCCCTGCACCACAAGCCGATGGTGCTGGTCGACACCGACGGCTTCTACGACCCGCTGCTGGAGTGGCTGCGGAACCTGACCGACCAGAGGTTCCTCAAGCCCGCCGGCTTCGACCTCCTGCGGTCGGTCGACACCGTCCCCGGTGCGCTGGACCTGATCGAATCCCACCTCACCTGA
- a CDS encoding ATP-dependent DNA helicase, giving the protein MTQPTLFEPVPPAPRAADAGPRYTPVELAKLLRLPAPTREQAAIIAAPVEPLLVVAGAGSGKTETMAARVVWLVANSYVRPEQVLGLTFTRKAAGELAHRVRIRLDQLVRRLGRRDRNPLDDPLAGEPTVATYHSYAGRIVTEHGLRAGYEPSTRLLTEASRWQLVDLIVRNYDGDMSEVDRMPSTVTDAVLALAGELDEHLVEPDELAAWTGRFFADVQSRPGRVYAGVRKALALQQARLKLLPLVRGYARRKDDFEAMDFADQLARAARVARDHPGVGEIERSRYRVVLLDEYQDTSHAQVVLLRALFGDGHPVTAVGDPCQSIYGWRGASAGTLDRFPTEFTRVDDGPARVLGLTTSWRNRPEILAVANTLATPLRAAGARVPELHAALGVDEPIPHRSPRGAAAGTVHCALLPTYADEADWIADSLLAAWRGAAGTPGVLPEHIPVTRRPTTAVLVRLRSQIPAIAAALRERGLPVEVVGLGGLLDTPEVRDVVCTLRVLADPTDGAALLRLLTGARWRIGPRDLVALHRRAGSIASARRRLADDGTPEVSPDRLDEATLVEALADLGPAQAYSAEGYARLRAYGRELGLLRYRLDQSLPELIADVERTTGLDVEVAVRAGRDGAGDAGLARGHLDALGDVAARFSGESPAATLAGFLAYLAAAEDEERGLAPGEVEVVEGAVQILTAHAAKGLEWDVVAVAGLSRGGWPGPVRNSDHWLGGLGVLPFPLRGDADGLPELALAEADDQRGVARAVEDFTDAWRAHDEREERRLAYVAVTRPRRLLLCSGHWWGEGTKRPRGPSALLREVHDACLDGGAGHLVDEWAPEPAPDAVNPTTEVVLRAEWPADPLGPRRPVLAEAAALVRRFLTDGDGGDGPDDAIGEDPEVARWRREGELLLAERAEVSRLSGPIEVSLPEHLSVTQLVALRRDPAGLARALRRPMPTEPNPYARRGTAFHAWLEQRFGADRLLDTDELPGAADADAAPDEELAELQRRFLTSEWADRTPIEVEVPFATVIGGVVVRGRMDAVFRRPGDRFDVVDWKTGARPDGTAAEVAAVQLAVYRLAWAELAGVPVDRVGAAFHYVRDGVTVRPTDLLDVDGLTALISSVPEST; this is encoded by the coding sequence GTGACCCAGCCCACCCTGTTCGAGCCGGTCCCACCGGCACCCCGCGCGGCCGACGCCGGCCCCCGGTACACACCCGTGGAACTGGCGAAGCTGCTCCGCCTGCCGGCGCCCACCCGGGAACAGGCGGCGATCATCGCCGCGCCGGTGGAGCCGCTGCTGGTGGTCGCCGGTGCGGGCTCGGGCAAGACCGAGACGATGGCCGCCCGGGTGGTGTGGTTGGTGGCCAACTCGTACGTCCGGCCGGAGCAGGTGCTCGGCCTCACCTTCACCCGAAAGGCCGCCGGTGAGCTGGCGCACCGGGTCCGCATCCGGCTCGACCAGCTGGTCCGCCGGCTGGGCCGCCGCGACCGCAACCCGCTCGACGATCCCCTCGCCGGTGAGCCAACCGTGGCCACCTACCACTCGTACGCCGGGCGGATCGTCACCGAGCACGGCCTGCGCGCCGGCTACGAGCCCTCCACCCGGCTGCTGACCGAGGCGTCCCGCTGGCAGTTGGTCGACCTGATCGTGCGCAACTACGACGGGGACATGTCCGAGGTGGACCGGATGCCGAGCACCGTCACCGACGCGGTGCTCGCGCTCGCCGGCGAGCTGGACGAGCACCTGGTCGAACCGGACGAGCTGGCCGCCTGGACCGGCCGGTTCTTCGCCGACGTGCAGTCACGTCCGGGGCGGGTCTACGCCGGGGTACGCAAGGCCCTCGCGCTCCAGCAGGCCCGGTTGAAGCTGTTGCCGTTGGTGCGCGGCTACGCCCGCCGGAAGGACGATTTCGAGGCGATGGACTTCGCCGACCAGCTCGCTCGGGCGGCCCGGGTCGCCCGGGACCATCCCGGTGTCGGCGAGATCGAGCGCAGTCGCTACCGGGTGGTGCTGCTCGACGAGTACCAGGACACCAGCCATGCCCAGGTGGTGCTCCTCAGAGCGCTGTTCGGTGACGGCCATCCGGTGACCGCGGTGGGAGATCCCTGCCAGTCCATCTACGGCTGGCGGGGAGCCAGCGCCGGCACCCTGGACCGTTTCCCTACCGAATTCACCCGCGTCGACGACGGCCCGGCGCGGGTGCTCGGGCTGACCACCAGCTGGCGCAACCGACCGGAGATCCTGGCGGTGGCGAACACGCTGGCCACGCCACTGCGCGCGGCCGGGGCGCGGGTGCCCGAGCTGCACGCCGCGCTCGGTGTCGACGAGCCGATCCCGCATCGCAGCCCGCGCGGGGCCGCCGCCGGCACGGTGCACTGCGCGCTGCTGCCGACGTACGCCGACGAGGCCGACTGGATCGCCGACAGCCTGCTGGCCGCCTGGCGCGGCGCGGCCGGCACGCCGGGTGTGTTGCCTGAGCACATCCCCGTGACGCGACGCCCGACCACGGCGGTGCTGGTCCGGCTGCGCAGCCAGATCCCGGCGATCGCCGCCGCGCTGCGCGAGCGCGGCCTGCCGGTCGAGGTGGTCGGTCTCGGCGGCCTGCTGGACACCCCCGAGGTACGCGACGTGGTCTGCACCCTGCGGGTGCTGGCCGACCCGACCGACGGGGCGGCGTTGCTGCGCCTGCTGACCGGTGCGCGGTGGCGGATCGGGCCACGCGACCTGGTGGCGCTGCATCGCCGGGCCGGCTCCATCGCGTCGGCCCGGCGTCGACTCGCCGACGACGGCACTCCGGAGGTCAGCCCCGATCGCCTCGACGAGGCGACCCTGGTGGAGGCGCTCGCCGACCTGGGTCCGGCGCAGGCGTATTCGGCCGAGGGGTATGCGCGGCTGCGCGCGTACGGCCGGGAACTGGGCCTGCTCCGCTACCGGCTGGACCAGTCCCTGCCGGAACTGATCGCGGACGTGGAGCGGACCACCGGGCTGGACGTGGAGGTGGCGGTGCGGGCGGGCCGCGACGGTGCCGGTGACGCCGGCCTGGCCCGGGGCCACCTGGATGCGTTGGGTGACGTGGCCGCCCGGTTCAGCGGGGAGTCGCCGGCCGCCACGCTCGCCGGGTTCCTGGCCTATCTCGCCGCCGCCGAGGACGAGGAGCGCGGTCTCGCGCCGGGCGAGGTCGAGGTGGTCGAGGGGGCGGTGCAGATTCTCACCGCACACGCCGCCAAGGGGCTGGAGTGGGACGTGGTGGCGGTGGCCGGGCTGAGCCGTGGCGGGTGGCCAGGGCCGGTCCGCAACTCGGACCACTGGCTGGGCGGCCTGGGCGTGCTGCCGTTCCCGCTGCGCGGGGACGCCGACGGGCTGCCCGAGTTGGCCCTGGCCGAGGCGGACGACCAGCGCGGCGTGGCCCGGGCGGTGGAGGACTTCACCGATGCCTGGCGGGCCCACGACGAGCGGGAGGAACGACGGCTGGCGTACGTGGCGGTGACCCGGCCCCGGCGGCTGCTGCTCTGCTCCGGGCACTGGTGGGGTGAGGGCACCAAGCGGCCGCGTGGCCCGTCGGCGCTGCTCCGCGAGGTGCACGATGCCTGCCTGGACGGCGGTGCCGGTCATCTGGTCGACGAATGGGCTCCGGAGCCGGCGCCGGACGCGGTGAACCCGACCACCGAGGTGGTTCTGCGGGCCGAGTGGCCGGCCGATCCGCTCGGCCCTCGCCGTCCGGTGCTGGCCGAGGCGGCGGCGCTGGTCCGCCGTTTCCTGACCGACGGTGACGGCGGGGACGGGCCGGACGACGCGATCGGCGAGGATCCGGAGGTGGCCCGGTGGCGACGGGAGGGTGAGCTGCTGCTGGCCGAGCGGGCGGAGGTGAGCCGGCTCTCCGGCCCGATCGAGGTGTCGCTGCCCGAGCATCTGTCGGTGACGCAACTTGTCGCGTTGCGCCGGGATCCGGCCGGGCTGGCCCGGGCACTGCGTCGCCCGATGCCGACCGAGCCCAACCCGTACGCTCGCCGGGGCACCGCGTTCCACGCCTGGCTGGAGCAACGGTTCGGCGCGGACCGGTTGCTCGACACCGACGAGCTGCCGGGGGCGGCGGACGCGGACGCGGCCCCGGACGAGGAGCTGGCCGAGCTTCAGCGGCGCTTCCTGACGAGCGAGTGGGCCGACCGCACCCCGATCGAGGTGGAGGTGCCGTTCGCCACGGTCATCGGCGGTGTGGTGGTACGCGGCCGGATGGACGCCGTGTTCCGTCGTCCGGGCGACCGTTTCGACGTGGTCGACTGGAAGACCGGCGCGCGACCGGACGGCACCGCGGCCGAGGTGGCGGCGGTGCAACTGGCGGTCTACCGGCTCGCCTGGGCGGAGCTGGCCGGTGTGCCGGTCGACCGGGTCGGTGCGGCGTTCCACTACGTGCGGGACGGGGTGACCGTCCGTCCGACGGACCTGCTGGACGTCGACGGGCTGACGGCCTTGATCAGCTCGGTTCCCGAGTCGACATGA
- a CDS encoding ATP-dependent DNA helicase → MLVVGGPGTGKTRTLVEAVTARVTEGVDPERILVLTFSRRGAADLRHRIEAGIAATGQRVLREPLVRTFPAYAFGLLRRAAAERGEPSPRLLTGPEQDLIIRELLDVVGAEPDAEPDDDQVGWPADLRPALRTRAFAAQLRDLLMRAAERGVGPVELARLGERLGRADWPAAARFLRQYVAVLALRDVANRGSVAYDPAELVRAATGMLRDDPELLAAERRRLAYVYVDELADTDPAQLELLDTVAGGGLPLVAFADPDSSTYAFRGADPGGVTNFPHRFRTASGAPAAQVLLTTSYRAGARLLAATTRLARRLRGPAAHRQLRPLPDTPPGTVEVRTFSSTTSEAAWLAHALREAHLLDGVPWARMAVLVRSTARQLPGLRRALHTAGVPTVVHGEDLPLHLQPAVAPLLLLLRCALEPARLDEEAAVALLHSPFGGADPLAERRLRQGLRALALARGDRRPSGELIIEALRDPAELAGVERRWAEPAQTVAGLLAVARETAGRPAATAEEVLWAVWRASGLAELWSAALTRGPTVAGEGDLARRRRAEAADRDLDAVLVLFDAAARFTDRLPGARTEVFLDHVLGQELPADTLAPTADRGDAVRLLTAHAAKGLEWDLVAVAGVQEGVWPDLRLRGSLLGSERLVDVLAGRGDGAAAVAVVVGQTSALLDEERRLFHVAVTRARRRLLVSAVASASVGGDDHEEQPSRFLYELGPTDDPGGAAGPPPPPPNEPLPPGTPADGVPDDDGPTGTAEAGHTGPRRLPLSRPPRALTLPALVAELRTAVADPAAPPARRRAAAAELARLAAAGVSGAHPDDWWGLRALSDDRPLVDDGEPVRVTPSGMESALRCSLRWLLERHGGSAPASTAQGVGNLVHAAAMLAEDARADRETLLEYVAARFDAIELAARWMVGPEQARAEAMVDKLLRWLAANPRRLLAIEQEFAVRLDDPTRPVELTGRVDRLEIDANGRLVVVDLKTGKSTAVTESEVAEHPQLGAYQAAVEAGAFAEFGDEPGGAALVQLGTGAKDAREQAQPPTTDGPEAGWATALVRRTADTMAAATFAAVANSKCRVCPVRSSCPVSGQGRQVVEP, encoded by the coding sequence ATGCTCGTGGTGGGTGGGCCGGGCACGGGTAAGACCCGGACCCTCGTCGAGGCGGTCACCGCCCGGGTGACCGAGGGAGTCGACCCGGAGCGGATCCTGGTGCTCACCTTCAGCCGACGTGGTGCCGCCGATCTGCGGCACCGGATCGAGGCGGGCATCGCCGCGACCGGGCAGCGGGTACTGCGCGAGCCGCTGGTGCGCACCTTTCCCGCGTACGCCTTCGGTCTGCTGCGGCGGGCCGCCGCCGAACGCGGCGAGCCGTCGCCCCGGCTGCTCACCGGCCCGGAGCAGGATCTGATCATTCGCGAGCTGCTCGACGTCGTCGGTGCGGAGCCCGACGCGGAGCCCGACGACGACCAGGTCGGTTGGCCGGCGGACCTGCGGCCGGCGCTGCGTACCCGGGCGTTCGCCGCTCAACTGCGCGACCTGCTGATGCGTGCCGCCGAGCGGGGGGTGGGCCCGGTCGAGCTGGCCCGGCTGGGTGAGCGGCTCGGCCGTGCCGACTGGCCGGCCGCGGCCCGGTTCCTCCGGCAGTACGTGGCCGTGCTGGCCCTGCGTGACGTGGCCAACCGAGGCTCGGTCGCCTACGACCCGGCGGAGCTGGTCCGGGCTGCCACCGGGATGCTGCGCGACGATCCGGAACTGCTCGCCGCCGAGCGGCGCCGGCTGGCGTACGTCTACGTCGACGAGCTGGCCGACACCGATCCCGCGCAGCTGGAGCTGCTGGACACGGTGGCCGGCGGCGGCCTTCCCCTGGTCGCCTTCGCCGATCCCGACTCGTCCACGTACGCGTTCCGAGGGGCCGACCCGGGCGGCGTGACGAACTTCCCGCACCGGTTCCGCACCGCCTCCGGCGCACCGGCCGCACAGGTGCTGCTGACCACCAGCTACCGCGCGGGAGCGCGGCTGCTGGCCGCTACCACCCGGCTGGCCCGACGGCTGCGCGGGCCGGCCGCCCACCGGCAGCTACGACCGCTGCCGGACACTCCGCCGGGGACGGTGGAGGTACGCACGTTCTCCTCGACCACGAGTGAGGCGGCGTGGTTGGCGCATGCGTTGCGGGAGGCGCACCTGCTCGACGGCGTGCCGTGGGCGCGGATGGCGGTGCTGGTCCGCTCCACCGCCCGGCAGCTGCCCGGGCTGCGTCGGGCGCTGCACACGGCCGGCGTGCCGACCGTGGTGCACGGTGAGGATCTTCCGCTGCACCTGCAACCGGCGGTCGCGCCGCTGCTGCTCCTGCTGCGCTGCGCCCTGGAGCCGGCGCGACTCGACGAGGAGGCCGCGGTCGCGCTGCTGCACTCGCCGTTCGGTGGCGCCGATCCGCTGGCGGAGCGGCGGCTGCGCCAGGGTCTGCGTGCCCTCGCCCTGGCCCGGGGTGACCGCCGACCCTCCGGAGAGCTGATCATCGAGGCGCTCCGCGACCCGGCCGAGCTGGCCGGAGTCGAGCGGCGCTGGGCCGAGCCGGCGCAGACGGTGGCCGGATTGCTGGCCGTCGCCCGGGAGACGGCCGGCCGGCCGGCCGCCACCGCCGAGGAGGTTCTCTGGGCGGTCTGGCGGGCCAGTGGGCTGGCCGAGCTGTGGTCGGCCGCGCTGACCCGAGGCCCGACCGTGGCCGGCGAGGGCGATCTCGCCCGGCGTCGCCGGGCCGAGGCGGCCGACCGTGACCTGGACGCCGTGCTGGTCCTCTTCGACGCCGCCGCCCGGTTCACCGATCGGCTGCCGGGCGCGCGTACCGAGGTCTTCCTCGATCACGTGCTCGGTCAGGAGCTGCCGGCCGACACGCTCGCACCGACGGCGGACCGGGGCGACGCCGTACGGCTGCTCACCGCGCACGCGGCCAAAGGACTTGAGTGGGACCTGGTCGCGGTGGCCGGAGTGCAGGAGGGCGTCTGGCCGGACCTGCGACTACGCGGCAGTCTGCTCGGCTCGGAGCGGCTGGTCGACGTGCTGGCCGGCCGAGGGGACGGTGCGGCCGCGGTGGCCGTCGTGGTCGGGCAGACCTCGGCGCTGCTCGACGAGGAGCGGCGGCTGTTCCACGTCGCGGTGACCCGTGCTCGGCGGCGGCTGCTGGTCAGCGCGGTCGCCTCGGCGTCGGTGGGCGGCGACGACCACGAGGAGCAACCCAGCCGGTTCCTCTACGAGCTGGGCCCCACCGACGATCCGGGCGGCGCCGCCGGTCCGCCACCCCCGCCGCCGAACGAACCGCTTCCCCCCGGCACCCCGGCGGATGGCGTCCCGGACGATGACGGCCCGACGGGTACCGCCGAGGCCGGGCACACCGGTCCGCGCCGGCTTCCGTTGAGTCGGCCGCCCCGGGCACTCACCCTGCCCGCGTTGGTGGCGGAGCTGCGTACCGCGGTCGCCGATCCGGCGGCACCGCCCGCCCGGCGGCGCGCGGCAGCGGCCGAGCTGGCCCGACTGGCCGCCGCCGGGGTGTCCGGCGCGCACCCGGACGACTGGTGGGGGCTGCGCGCCCTCTCCGACGACCGGCCGCTGGTCGACGACGGTGAGCCGGTCCGGGTGACCCCGTCCGGGATGGAGAGCGCGCTGCGGTGCAGCCTGCGCTGGCTGCTGGAACGGCACGGCGGTAGCGCACCGGCCAGCACCGCGCAGGGCGTCGGCAACCTGGTGCACGCGGCGGCGATGCTGGCCGAGGACGCCCGCGCCGACCGGGAGACACTGCTGGAGTACGTGGCCGCCCGCTTCGACGCGATCGAGCTGGCGGCGCGCTGGATGGTCGGCCCGGAGCAGGCCCGCGCCGAGGCGATGGTCGACAAGCTGCTGCGCTGGCTGGCCGCCAACCCGCGCCGGCTGCTCGCCATCGAGCAGGAGTTCGCGGTACGCCTCGACGACCCGACCCGGCCGGTCGAGCTGACCGGCCGGGTCGACCGGTTGGAGATCGACGCGAACGGCCGGTTGGTGGTGGTCGACCTGAAGACCGGCAAGTCCACCGCGGTCACCGAGAGCGAGGTGGCCGAGCATCCCCAGTTGGGTGCATATCAGGCCGCCGTGGAGGCCGGCGCGTTCGCCGAGTTCGGCGACGAACCCGGTGGCGCGGCACTGGTGCAGCTCGGCACCGGCGCCAAGGATGCCCGCGAGCAGGCCCAGCCGCCGACCACCGACGGCCCGGAGGCCGGCTGGGCGACCGCACTGGTGCGTCGTACCGCCGACACGATGGCCGCCGCCACCTTCGCCGCGGTCGCCAACTCGAAGTGCCGGGTCTGCCCGGTGCGCAGCAGCTGCCCGGTGTCCGGTCAGGGCCGGCAGGTGGTCGAGCCGTGA
- the dapD gene encoding 2,3,4,5-tetrahydropyridine-2,6-dicarboxylate N-succinyltransferase: MTSTQSAWGIGLATVTAEDQVLDAWYPTGKLGLGELPLVAGEDEADVLDLPPGAIGDRALPGLRTVQVVTVIGSLDDPIKDAADAYLRLHLLSHRLARPNEINLDGIFGKLANVAWTTAGPCPPERVDELRVIERAAGRHLGVYGVDKFPRMTDYVVPSGVRIADADRVRLGAHLAAGTTVMHEGFVNFNAGTLGASMVEGRIVQGVVVGDGSDIGGGASIMGTLSGGGTDKVRIGERSLVGANAGVGISLGDDCVVEAGCYITAASKISLPDGRIVKARELSGVDGLLFWRNSVSGALEARPRTGRGIELNAALHAND, translated from the coding sequence GTGACGTCCACACAATCCGCGTGGGGCATCGGCCTGGCCACCGTCACCGCCGAGGACCAGGTGCTTGACGCCTGGTACCCGACCGGCAAGCTGGGCCTCGGCGAGCTGCCGCTGGTCGCCGGTGAGGACGAGGCCGACGTGCTGGACCTGCCGCCCGGCGCGATCGGCGACCGGGCCCTGCCGGGTCTGCGTACCGTCCAGGTGGTCACCGTCATCGGCTCGCTGGACGATCCGATCAAGGACGCGGCGGACGCGTACCTGCGGCTGCACCTGCTCTCCCACCGCCTGGCACGGCCCAACGAGATCAACCTCGACGGCATCTTCGGCAAGCTGGCCAACGTGGCCTGGACCACCGCCGGGCCGTGCCCGCCGGAGCGGGTGGACGAGCTGCGCGTCATCGAGCGGGCCGCCGGTCGCCACCTCGGGGTGTACGGGGTGGACAAGTTCCCCCGGATGACCGACTACGTGGTGCCCTCCGGGGTGCGGATCGCCGACGCCGACCGGGTCCGGCTCGGCGCGCATCTCGCCGCCGGTACCACCGTCATGCACGAGGGCTTCGTCAACTTCAACGCCGGCACGCTCGGCGCCTCGATGGTCGAGGGACGCATCGTGCAGGGCGTGGTGGTCGGTGACGGTTCGGACATCGGCGGCGGTGCCTCCATCATGGGCACCCTCTCCGGCGGCGGCACCGACAAGGTACGCATCGGCGAGCGCAGCCTGGTCGGCGCCAACGCCGGTGTCGGCATCTCTCTCGGCGACGACTGCGTCGTCGAGGCGGGTTGCTACATCACCGCCGCCTCGAAGATCAGTCTCCCGGACGGCCGGATCGTCAAGGCCCGCGAACTCTCCGGCGTCGACGGATTGCTGTTCTGGCGCAATTCGGTCTCCGGCGCGTTGGAGGCCCGCCCCCGCACCGGCCGGGGCATCGAACTGAACGCCGCCCTGCACGCCAACGACTGA